In the Mesoplodon densirostris isolate mMesDen1 chromosome 6, mMesDen1 primary haplotype, whole genome shotgun sequence genome, aaatgtctgtatatattccattgtaaatatagaTAATCATTTAATTAACCAGTCTGATATTGAAGGACATTTAGATTTTTCAGTCCTTTCCAATCTTATGCTGTTACAATCAGTGCTACAACAAACATCCTTGCATATTTATAATTTAGCACATGtggtaaaaatatatgttttatgtacatttgtaatttttatagatattgccaaatttaCAGGGTCTTATCAGTATATGAGAATGTCTGTTTTCCCATACTCTGTCAACATAATATGTTGGTCTTGAGACTTTTTGGTCTTTGCCAAACTGATAGTTGAGAAGTGACATCTCATTGCAGTATTTAAAACTTttggtatttaaaataatttaaaatgtgaaatatagcACATATATGTAAATGCATATGAAAGTAtataaaacacatattttaaatttaaagaataataaagcaaTTGCCACCTAATTTAAGGAGTAGAACATTGCCACATTGCCAGTACCTTGAAATCTTCCTGGGTATTCCTTCCCACTcccagccctctctctctctcccctcccagagaTAATCACACTCCTTACTTTTGTTAtaataatttccttgcttttcttgaattttatcaCCTATGGATGCATCTTTAAACAATGTAGTTtaagttttcctctttctgaactCTAAAAATCAAATCACTTGTAGGTGTTCTTTTTGACTTGTTTCTTCATTCAATATTATGTTTGCGAGATTCATTCATATTTATAAGTATAGTTAAATTCATTAGTTTGTATTGCTATAGTCCATTATATGACTGTAGCACAGCTTATTTACACGTTCTATTTTGATGGATAATTGGGTTGCTTCCCAACtgaatgctgctataaatattttatacttttctccTGGTACACATATGTCTTCCCAATTGTCCTAGTTGTGTTTATAGCACATCCTTTCTCCACCAGTCTGCAGTACCATCTCTGTCATATATCAAGTCTCCCAACATAAATGGATCTACTTCTCGgatctctattcttttccattgtttcGTCTATTCCTGTGTCAATGCTACACTGCCCtaataaatattgctttattgtatgttttgatttcctgtaGGGTAAACCCCTTTATTCCCCCCCTCCAGTACTTCTAATACCTCATGCCTGTtcttggttttttgttctttcatatAAATTATTGAACCAGCTTCTTAAATTCTGGGGATTAAAAATTTGGGATTACACTGAATATATAGAGATCAATTGTGGGAGAATTAACATCTCTATAATACTGAATTTTCCTACCCATGAATGAGAAGTATTTCTCTCTTTAATATcattcaaaacattttataatttataattgtaTGCATAAAAGTCTTGGAGCTGTTTTACTAGATTTACCCCTGTGTGGTGGTATTTATAtcttaatatataaatatctatatttacatttcttgatatctttaaaaatatttcataatccGCTGCTGgaatatagaaatgcaattgggttttttttaaacattgatttTGTCTAGGAATCTTGCTGAACTCTTTTAAATACTTATATCTCTAAATTATTTTAGATTTCCTATATAGTAGGTAATAATAATATCTGTGAATGATGacagtttgtttttcttccttcaaaaacgttagacttggggcttccctggtggcgcagtggttgagagtctgcctgccaatgcaggggacacgggttcgtgccccggtccgggaagatcccacatgccgtggagcggctgggcccgtgagccatggccgctgagcctgcgtgtctggagcctgtgctctgcaatgggagaggccacaacagtgagaggcccacataccacaaaaaaaaaaaaaaaaaaaagttagacttGTAGTCTTTTTTTCTTGTCGTGCCTCACTGGCTGGGGCTTCCAGTTCAGtgctgaaagtttttatcatgaatgagtgttattttttcaaaagcttcttCCGTTTCACTTgatataatcatgtgatttttttcctatttagccTATCAATATGGTAGATGAATTGACTGATCTTTgaatattgaaccagccttgtATTCCTGGGAGGAGGGGATCCTCCTTACTGctgggtggggagtgggaatTTCAGCTCCCTACTAGGGCTCTGCTGAttcccttctgcctggcagaGGCAGGACTGCCTAATACTACTCCCACGATCTCCACTGACACTGTGGGAAGGGGTGGCCTCATTAGCACAGGCACAAGTCCTGACCGTCCTTTAGGCCCCCTCTGATACCACCCaagtgggaaggagaaggagctTCCCACGTGGTCTCCACTGACACTGTGGGTTGGGGTGGGGACTTGTTACTGCCCAACAGATATAAATATCCCACCTCCCTATCCAGCCTCCTCTGATACCACATTGACAGGGTAGTGGTTGGGTTGCCTTGTCATGGCCTGGTAAGAATGGAAGTCTAGGCTGTCTGCTCAGCCTTTGCTGGTGGAGTGAgggtgttgttgtttttttttcctgaggtgtCTGGCTGGAGTAGAGTGGTTATTGTcaagacatttaattttttaaattaattaattaattaatttttggctgtgttaggtcttcgttgctgcgcgtgggcttcctctagttgcgacgagtggcgaacaggggctactctttgttgcggtgcatgggctgtaggcgtgagggcttcagtagttgcggtgcatgggctcagtagttgtggtgcatgggcttagttgctctgaggcatgtgggatcttcccggaccagggcttgaacccgtgtcccctgccttggcaggcggattcttaaccactgagccaccagggaagtcccaggacatgGAGTTTTATCAAACactttctacatctattgagatgatcatttggtttttcttctttaatttattaatgtGGTAAATTTTTAATGTTCACCCTATCCATGCTTTTTTGGGATGAATGCAACTTTCTCACAGTGTATTATCTTCTAAGTGtattactatatttgttttattgattttttgtaaTTTAGCATTTTGGCATCAATGTTCAGGGAGAGTGCAGGCCTGAAAAGAGTTTATTCCttctattttatttgaaaaagagcCTGGAATTTGACCAAGACTAGTTTTCCGTTTTTTGTATCTCAATTGGGAATTATCTaccatgtaatataaatataagatTGCAGCTGGAGTATGCAGTGGTCAGCAAGAGAGGGTGACTATGTAAAGATGCTTTTACTTTGGGCTTTGTAATTGTCAGGACTTTGTAAGTTTCTAGGTAGAAAACTTACTCCAACCAGCATAATCCCAATACAAACTTTAATGCTCATACAACTGAGAAGTTCAAGGGTGGATTCAGTCTCAAGCACAGCTGGAATTAGGGACTCACCATGTCATTAGGACTCTCTGTCCCTTCATCTGGTTCTTATCTCTACTTGTCTTTTCCTGGCTTCATTTTTAGCAGACTTTCTCACGTGCTATGGAAGAAAGCTGTCAGCAGCCTAATCCACATTTTTCTATTTGAGTCTCCAGATGAGAACTGAGTCCTGGCCAACACCTTAGACTGCAGCCTTGCAGAGGACTTGCTTGAATTCCTAACTCACAGAAATGGCAAGATTATAAATGTGTATTGTCTGAAGCTACCAAGTGGTGATCTGCTATGCAGCATAGAAAGCTAATACAGGACCCCTTTCTTCTTGCTCCAGTTGAAATATGCTGGGGAATGGTTCTGATTAGTTTGACCTAGGTCACATGCTTTCCCTTAgactgattgctgtggccaagTGTTGGTGTAGTACAATTGGCAGCCCCACTAGAATCACATGAAATGAGTGAGAGGGCAGTTTCCTCCCCAAACAATAGATGCACAGTGAAGATGTAAGTGACCTCTGTGACGGCATCCTTAGGAACTCCAACAATACTGTGACTTACATGTGCTTCTAGCAGAGGTCGTAAATTGCAACCCATAGCCAAAAACGGCTGAGGAACAAATTTTGTTTGGTCCTCATAATACTTATATTGTTGAAGAATTACGGGAAGCACTTAACTCTGCAAACACCAGAGATAAATGTAGAGCCTGCAGCAAAGGGAGCAGCTCTTTgcattccctccccacccccttcctgcaTTCCTATCTGGCAGCAGTTGGCTGGAGCTGAGGAGGAAGAGGCAGTTAGCTCCTGCTTTCCCACCTGGTTCTTCCACCAGGACCTGGTCCTGGTCCTTTCCCACCTGGTCGTGTCCACAGGGGACACGTTCCCTCTCCGGCATCTGAAATGCTCTGATTCCTTAAATGCTCTGATTCCTTAAATGCAGTTTGGGTGATTACATTCTGGACACGTTGTCTGTGATCATCTGTGATGTTTGATTTGGTCATATTTTGTGATAACCTTCATTAGATACTATACTCTCTTGAAGGTTTTAGGGATCATCCTAAATTGAGAGAAGTGGTCACCAGTAGTAATCAGGTAGAAATTAATTTGCACATACGACTCCATTTGTCAGTGGTCTGGTTTAAACTCTTTGGTTACCTTCAAAACAAGGGCTGGAGTAAAgactgcttttctttgcttctgagAACCTTTGATGAGTGAGCCTTTGTGTTTGCCTCCAAACCCGGGGCTTGGACCTTTTCCCAACAAATAGGATGGACCTGCTCTAGGGATGGGAAAATGGATGGAGCATGGGTCATCCCAACCTGttagaaagggggaaaaaggcTTTGAATGAGGGCACTTGGAGGATACTCTAGACTGCCCTGAAGTTTACATTCAGGGCTTTTCCTCcctccaaaatgaaaacatctttttttttttttttttttttttttttttttttttttttttgcggtacgcgggcctctcactgttgtggcctctcctgccgcggagtacaggctccagacgcgcaggcccagcggccatggctcacaggcccagccgctctgcggcatgtgggatcctcccggaccgggcacgaacctgtgtcccctgcatcggctggtggactctcaaccactgtgccaccagggaagcccaaaacatctttttaaaatatcttctgttAATGCGTGACCATTGTAAATATATGATGTACTCAAACTTCTTTATGTATTTtccctaggtattttaaaattgtgaCTGGGGTGAATTATATACAACCCCCCTACTGTACTTTCTTACTAGTTGTAGTAGTTTTGCACTTGATTAAACTTTTTTCCTCAGTAAACAACATCTGTTTACTTACTgaatagttttcttcttttctatattttgttccttatttatttttctgatctgGTTTAATTAGCTAGAATGATGCAGACATCGAGAGCAGAGGTCCTAATCCAGACATACATTGTAGGCATGTCACTGGTATTCTGCCATCAAGTATGCTGTTTGCTGTTGTTCTTCATGTCAAGGATGGTTTCTTCTATTCAAGTCCACTACTTTAAAAAGTCAGAAATAGATGCTAGATTTTACCAAATGACTTCTCAACATTTGTGGATGGgattactttttttcttatttaatctgtTAACAAAATGGTTGCAGTAATAGATCTCCTAATGTTCCTAATGTTAGAAACCTtgaaattcctaaaaaaaaacccactgggtAATGTGTATTATTTGTTTACTGTACAGTGATTTATATCTACTCAGGTTCAATAAATGAGTTTTTTCATTTGATgaactttctttgttctttcataATCCTCTGACTCTTTCAAAGAAAGAATTCTAATACTTGTCTACTGGTATTGACTCGTAAATTTTCAACAATCATGTTAAGACTTTTGTTGCATTTCAGTATCAATGCAATGGATTGTATTTCTAAGAACCCCTTCCCACCATATCCTTTGTAAGATGAGACCTTCAGTGgcttttgcttctctttctccatttcccAGCTTGATGAAGTCATCTAGAATTGTAACTGGAGCTCCATCATTGCTTTCTTGTCACCGTTTACCTCAACATGATTGCTAATAATTCCTTCATATATTAGTCTTTGCAAATTTGGTATAAGAATTGACTAGACTTCATTGGTCTTATGCATTTCATCATTCTCCACTGTCTCTTCTATGGCATATCCATCacatcctttcatttatttatttttaactgtttgTTGGGAGaatgttataaataaatttttttccaggAAGGGATTGCAGGGGTATGTGCTTTCTGTGTTTACACATGACAGCAAGTGTCTTTTTAACCCTCGTATCTGTGCAATGATGAGGGGTATGTAGAACTCGGGACTCACAGCCCATTTCCCTCAGAACCTAATAAACCTTGTTCCACTGATGTCTACATTTAGGGCTGCAGAACAGCTGGCCAATGGCAGTCAGATTCTCATTCCTTCTTAGGAAATGTGCTTTTCTTCTGTGTAAAAGTCTATAGAACTATTTTGGTATATATAGGAACCAAAACTTATCCTTGAATAGTTATCCTAGGTAGGTGTGTCTTTTGCTACAATTCTTATCTGGTGATTAATGAACATTTTGTGAACAAAATATCTAAAACTTCTATTCAgtgaaatgtgtttttttctctttagttattatttgtcttttgtctGCTCTGTTTTCTCTTCATGTTTTCCATGATGGATCCCCCTGGTCTATCTCCCATGCCTCTCATCTTTTCTCAAATAACTTaaatctctttgtttttctctctgaagtCTAGGAGAGgaatttaagttatttttaattttaaagttcatttaaaaaaattgtgctcTCTACTTTTAAATACTTTCTACTGAATTTTATTTGATCCAGTAAGTGGAATCTTTCCCCTAAGAAAAAGTTCTTATTTCCCAGTTATCTTTTCTCCTAGCTTCTTTTTTCAtagatttctcttattttattgattcaCTAACCTTTTGAATTCTGCTGAGAAAACCAATGAGAATTTTCTTTAATGCTTTCACCATCTTCCTGCAATAACTCTTTTTCAGCAAAGGCTGATTGTTTCAATTGTTTGTTTCCTCTCTATTGGATTAAAAATTGATATCAACTGTCAGAGGTTTTCTATTCTGCTCATTCTTTAACTAGACTTCTAGATTAATTGCTCTAGGGAGCTGCCTTGGAGCTCCTCACCAGTCATGTAGGTGATTCTTAGAtgtctcctcctccctctgagcatcacctcctctccctctgacTACCGTGTGGCTTTGGGGTTTCTTAGGTAGAAAAGCAAGCGATAGTCACCCCTTGGCTGCACACTCGGTCAAGCCAGGTCAGGTGGTTAATAGAATTCATTTGATTCTCCTCGATACCTCTCAGTTTTGACATTACTCTGATGACCCTTGGAGGCCAAGGATATCTAGGGAGAGAACCCAGGGATGAATAACATtttcaaaaaagggaaaagaaaaaaggcctGAACCTTTGACCTTTGTATCAGTTTCGCCACACCTTACTCTCCTCTCTGCTCCAAAGATGTAAATGATTTTCTGGTGGGGGACTTGGTTAAGGACAAGAGAAAGAGGTTAATTTtgaagacacaggaagagaaCGATTCAAGAAACAGTTTTAAGAATTTAAATGACAATAAGGAGAAAGAGGCAACGAGGATAAGGAtaaaaaatattactgttatttaatAATGGAGTAGGAAGAGTTGACATAGGTGACATAAAAATAAGAACCCTTTCAAATATATTCAAAGGGCGAGCCAAGGAGTAATTGAATTATGGTCCTACAGACGAGAGCTTTTCATGAGTTAAACAATAAATCTTGAAGAGTTACTTTTCCTTGACATCAGTTTCTTTAGTATgcatcacagatatagagaactgtAAGGCTTGATCAGCAGAAATATACTTTTGTAGAATCACCTATAGAATGAGGGGAAAATTCACATTAAATGCTTTCTGTTTGCACAAAGCTCTTGGGTGTAATGAGATTCTGTGTAATTAGATTTACCTACGTAAACTTGCATGAAGTTAGCCCTTCATCTTAACCTCCGAGACCCTCAGGTGAGAGAAACCAGGGAACAGGAACCATCAGGACCCCTCCAGCATCACTGGGTGAAGCGTTTCCGAGTTACCAGGTTCCTCACAGCGGCCTTCGCCTCCTTATTACTCAGGCTGTAGATGATGGGGTTGAGCACCGGGGTCACCACTCCATAGAAGAGGGAGGTGAGCTTGTCTGCAAAATCCTGTTTGTCTGCCCCCAGGGGGTCCTTGGATTTAGACTTCCCATACATGAAGAGGATGGTCCTATAGAAGATGACCACAGCTGTTCGGTGGGCAGAGCAGGTGGAGAAGGTCTTTTTCCTCCCCTCAGCTGAGGGGATCTTCAAAATGGTAGCGATGATGAACACGTAGGAGAAAAAGATGAACAGAACTGGGATGTCCAGGAAGACCACATTGGCCACCACCATACTGATTATATTGATGGAGATGTCAGCATAGGCCAACTTCAGGGCAGCCAGGATCTCACAGGTGAAGTGGTTGATGACATTGTCCCCACAGAAGGGTAGTTGCATTGCTAGGGATGTCTGCATCATGACAGTGGTGCTTCCAGCTGCCCAGGAGCTGGCAGCCATGGGCACATAGGCAGCCTTGCTCATGACCTCAGAGTACCTCAGGGGGTTGCAGATGGCCATATGGTGATCAAACGCCATCATGCCCAGAGGCACACACTCCGTGGCCGCCATGGCAAAGGAGAGGAACATCTGCACAGCACATGCTGAGAAGGGGATGGTTTTCCTGGGGGTCAGGAAGCTGTCAAGAATGAGGGGGACTGAGGAGGTTGTGTAGCAGATGTCCAGGAAGGAGAGGTTCCTCAGGAAGAAGTACATGGGCTTGTGTAGGCGGAAGTCAAGGATGGTCACCAGGATGAGGACCTCATTGCCCAGCAGGGTCACCAGGTACATGAGCAGGATGAGCACAAAGAACGTTTTCTCCAGCCTTGAGTGGGCTGAGAGGCCCAGGAGAATGAACCCCACCAGGGGGGAGGTCCAGTTAGACCTGTCCATGGTGCCTCTGCTCTGTCACCTGCAGGAACTCAAAAAGCCCACTTCATGATTCTCTGATGCCTAAAGTAGCCAGAAAATCAGTGAGGAAACTGGTCCTGCTGAGCAGCTAGACAACAGCTCTAGAAATCTGGTGGGTTCTTTGTGTTGTTCTAAGTAAAATAGAGAGAAATTGATGAAAATCTACTTTGTGATATTTGTCTGCCCATAGAGGTGTTTGACATGTCACCAGATTGGATTGAATTTTTCTAATCATAATCAAGATTGATATCACACATTTACATCAAGTTATACCATGTGTGGCCAAttaattttaatcaattttgtGAGAAGTGTTAACATTCCCTTTGTGTGATTTCCCCTGCTTTGGGGTATAGGACTGGTAGAAATAACTGATCTTCTTCATCCTCAATTCCTGGCCATTCCTCTCCAAGTGCTATTCGATATTACCTTCCTCTTCTTTCATAGTTCTCTCTCTTACAATCCCCAGGCCCCTGGGATattcattccttttattccttcacTCACCTGCCAAACTCCGTGGAAGAATTTTCCCAAAGAGCTGGCCTTTGCCAACTACTCAGTGCCTGGGAATCATTAAGTCCCTTTTCCTCTTTGGACATCTGGCTCCCTAATACTCACTCTGGAAtggattatttttaaaggtttttcatCCCAGGGACTAAGTGATCTCACAAATTTCTTGTTCTTGGACTTTCTGTCACACCACTAAGATGTCCTTTTCCTTCAAGATCCCCACATGCCACTTAGTCAAAAGGAATGAAGCCAGGAATGGGGCTGGGCCCtcaaaagtttatatatatatatatatatatatatatatatatatatatacatatatatatatatatatatatataatttttttaagtgttctcTTACCTTTTTTGTAAATAGATCGATAAAGAAAATCACTTTTCTTTGGGCTGGGAATAGTCTAGAGGCCTAAAATAGCCAATCTGGTCTGAAAGTAGCAGCCATTTCTTGTCTTTGTTCTGTGTTTCAGAAAAATCCACAAAGGACCATACATTGCATTTATGAAGCCATTTAAATCCCACCCTGCTATTGGTATTACTCTAGTCCCTGAAGTGATTTAAAGTTTAGAAATTGAAGTGACAAAATTTAGAAACTTTATACATCTGAGATTATGTCCCCAAGATCCAATTACTCTGAAGTCCCTCCAGAAATActttcttccccctccctccctttgtaTCCATCCTGCTGAGCTACTGGAAAGCGTTAGAGAAGAAGGGTCATTCTGGTCTTGCCAGAATTAACATGAACCCCCAATCAATTAGAACTCTCAGCAGAGCCCACAATAGATCTGGGAGAATGTGAAACCCACTGCACAGGACAAATCCTTGTAGCACCCCTGGCATTTCAAATTCAGGATCTCAGGGCTGGAAAGAAGCAAGTGACCTAGAAGTTTCCCTCTTGTCTGTGTCCCACTAAATAGATTCTGAGTGCCTACCATAAGCCAGGCTTTCACAGGGTATTGGGAGAGTCATAAATGAATCTGGTCCTGGCTCCTGCCATGAGAATTTCACAGGTACCGCAGCTGTGGGCTGCTGTAAAAGATCAGTTGTAAAAAAGGTCAGTTGATCACAGAAGTGATGACCTTTTGCTTGAAGTCTTTCTTAGGTGCATGTGTTTTATCCTTTCCAGAGAATAAATTTTTTGCTGGGGTAGGTAAGGGACAGTCGACCAATGTCACGGAATGAGGGAGGGGGTATAGGAACTCTgtttcttctatgtttttttgCCTCATCCTCCTTATTTTAGCAGCACCCCCCTTCATCCCTGGTCCCAGAGGGACCTGGTACAGCGAGTCCTCTGTGCTGTAGGTCTGGTTGTGTCTCAGCTCTCCTAGGTTCTGGCTTAGGATTTGACTCGATCAGATCTGCTGTGGAAATGGCCACTAGTCCATTCACTTTCCAGCCTTCAAAATGTTATCACTGTGATGTCTCCCTTCTTCTCCTTAACCTTGTTGATTTtgtccattaaaaacaaaaattaaacaaaacaaaatcatacTACTGTAGTTTTTGTGGGTTTCAGGAAGGAGCAAAATCAGATTCATGTGTTCAGCCCTCCTTTATGCCTCAGTCCTGATTCCACACAGTTTCTAACACCctctattattttcttatttatattagtCATTGTTTCTTGTCTGTTTCTCTCCTGATAGAATGTAAACAAGtttcacagagacagagattttttttttcctgcattgttCGCAGATGTATCCTATGTATAAAAACTGTACCTGGctcacagtaggcactcaatgaatagttgctgaatgaattaataagtaaatttgTGACCTacccttgttttcttctttgcctcatgttagctcttcttttttatattttattttatctctatcccatctttttaatttctattttttaataaatttatttatttttatttatttat is a window encoding:
- the LOC132491947 gene encoding olfactory receptor 13C7-like; the protein is MDRSNWTSPLVGFILLGLSAHSRLEKTFFVLILLMYLVTLLGNEVLILVTILDFRLHKPMYFFLRNLSFLDICYTTSSVPLILDSFLTPRKTIPFSACAVQMFLSFAMAATECVPLGMMAFDHHMAICNPLRYSEVMSKAAYVPMAASSWAAGSTTVMMQTSLAMQLPFCGDNVINHFTCEILAALKLAYADISINIISMVVANVVFLDIPVLFIFFSYVFIIATILKIPSAEGRKKTFSTCSAHRTAVVIFYRTILFMYGKSKSKDPLGADKQDFADKLTSLFYGVVTPVLNPIIYSLSNKEAKAAVRNLVTRKRFTQ